The genomic DNA GAAAGATATTGTATTACCAGCAGTTGGCATGAAAATTCGTCAAGATGTTTCCTTGACTCCTTTGATTGATCGAGatgagaaggaagaaaaagaaacagaggaaaaagaatcatTAGGAACTATGCTTTTACCAtggaaagatttaattattacggaAACTGTACCTTCGACAAAAGATGCTATCGAGAGTTGCGATTCTACGTTAGAAATTCCTTGGAATGATCTTGTACTCGAGAAGCCAATGGATATACAACCTGTGCAAGAAGAGGCTTGTGTTACTACCGATGTTGAGATCCCATGGAATGACATTTTAATACcgcgaaatataataattgaatcacAAAAAAAGAAGCATCCTTCTTCAAAATATCCACCTCGATCATTAGCAATTACAAAAGGCAAATGTTGCTGTACAATTGGATGTAAAACTAATACACcttgcaaataatttatctaaaaatctataaattaatctgtataattataatatatcacatataattattttaagattattttcttaactGCTTTATtcatcttcaattttattttatttaatttttataaaaatatataaaacatataatttcaaaataaattttaatattttatataatttgtaatatctattttcgaagatataataaaattttttacacttttttataaatgcataagtatatgttttaaagagtaatggaaaataatatcagTATTGCCATGGAAAGAGATGTACaagatttaaagaataattattaaagaataattattccacattagaaatttataagcgtataaaaaaatatatcaaaatgtatCAGATTGTATAAGTTTTTATAACCACAAGGTCGTCCAGAATCTTTTTCATtgagtttatttttaactgaTCACTTAATATGTATGCAGTTTATATCAcagtagaaaaataatattgatatatattgatacggactaaaaataatatttttatcaaatatttttatattttttatacatttacatatattacataaacgaaaaactatatatatatataaaaattgtaaataaaaaaaaaaaatttttatattatcgacAGAAGTTAAGTTgtgattctaataaattatatgatggCGCTACGTGCAACGAAATCGCGCCGCCATGATTATTATCCGCTTGATGTTCATGATTGGCGGCAGTCGGCACTAGCCAGTGGACGCGAACGGTGGTTTGATTGTAATGTAGTTAAATCAAATACTGCACATGAAAATGGCGTAGTAAGGTGGTATAACGCCGTAATTATCATCGCATAGATGTGTCGTGAAAAGTTTCGAACAGTGAACAAGCGTCTATCAATTGACTTTTTAAGCATTTATAACGATACCGTCCAATTAAAAGCATTGTGATTAATTCGATGGATCACTTATCCTAATAACAGCGTGAAAAGTGTGTTGTGTGTTGGTGACTCGTACTGTGATTTGACAACGGATGTGTTCGAATTCCTGTTAATGTTTTAGAGGTCGAACGAGATGTACAAGCGTAATTAAACTAacgtaattcaattttcatgaaGAATATCCAACGATGGCACTCATACTTGGGAGAAATCAAGAATTTTTCCTCGTGACAGCTTGACGACCTCGACTCCAGACGAGTTCAAGATGGCGCCACCGGCATTTTGACACTTGCCCAAGATTCGTCAGCTGGATTTTACAACCGCTCCGAGTTTCGATTATGAGCAGAGAATTTTACGTTCCTTGTACACCCTACACTTATCAGGTAAGCGAATTATTACTTGTcatttttcgtaataattacGATTGCTTCAACGTGTTCGGTAATCAGATGCTTCCTGCATCGCCATATTTTTGCAAGGAGGACTccaaattgttaattttttttcgtaacctttaaatattttatttggctttttttttataagcaggatataatattaataagtgtAGTCCAATATactttagaaataaatcatttaatatgattttattaattttatcgaaagacatttttaatatatttttgaaattaataatatagcgaatattattttttgacaatGCTATAAAGATCGCTTAACACAAACTtccataattatatgaaatttgaacagttacatgaaatattatttattgcgtataatatatctaattaaaatttgttatgatTTTTGTTGCTTATTTACGTTTTAAAGTATATCAAACGGTGTTTCGTAATAAAGCAATGCTctgattgttatttaaatattaaaatcgtaaCACGCGTAAACGAAAACAACGAAGGTGGTGCCAACGAAAAAGCGACGGTCGATAAAAACCGACGGGTA from Apis mellifera strain DH4 linkage group LG4, Amel_HAv3.1, whole genome shotgun sequence includes the following:
- the LOC107964304 gene encoding uncharacterized protein LOC107964304: MTDGRKVLGCQCKKLQKRRKECKRKRQTLVYNPEEELWHEPYLKDLRREFSHVSILCDSKIELPWKDIVLPAVGMKIRQDVSLTPLIDRDEKEEKETEEKESLGTMLLPWKDLIITETVPSTKDAIESCDSTLEIPWNDLVLEKPMDIQPVQEEACVTTDVEIPWNDILIPRNIIIESQKKKHPSSKYPPRSLAITKGKCCCTIGCKTNTPCK